A genomic window from Periophthalmus magnuspinnatus isolate fPerMag1 chromosome 16, fPerMag1.2.pri, whole genome shotgun sequence includes:
- the twist1b gene encoding twist-related protein 1b, with amino-acid sequence MSEENMGEESGSSPVSPVDSLSNSEGELDRQPKRCGRKRRPSRKNGEDSDSPTPGKRGKKSNSSSPQSFEELQSQRVMANVRERQRTQSLNEAFAALRKIIPTLPSDKLSKIQTLKLAARYIDFLCQVLQSDELDAKMSSCSYVAHERLSYAFSVWRMEGAWSMSTSH; translated from the coding sequence ATGTCTGAGGAAAATATGGGTGAAGAGTCGGGCAGctcccctgtctctcctgtgGACAGCTTGAGCAACAGCGAGGGGGAGCTGGACAGGCAACCGAAGCGCtgtgggaggaagaggagaccgAGCAGGAAAAACGGGGAGGACTCTGATAGCCCTACCCCTGGGAAACGAGGCAAGAAGTCCAACAGCAGCAGTCCCCAGTCTTTCGAGGAGCTCCAGTCGCAGAGGGTCATGGCCAACGTGCGGGAGCGACAGAGGACCCAGTCTCTTAACGAGGCTTTTGCTGCTTTACGCAAAATAATCCCCACGTTACCATCGGATAAACTGAGCAAAATACAGACCCTTAAACTCGCGGCCAGGTACATCGACTTCCTTTGCCAGGTGCTGCAAAGTGATGAGCTGGACGCGAAAATGTCAAGTTGTAGTTATGTGGCACACGAGAGGCTGAGCTACGCATTCTCCGTGTGGAGGATGGAGGGCGCTTGGTCCATGTCAACATCTCACTAG
- the macc1 gene encoding metastasis-associated in colon cancer protein 1, protein MSEEDWFLFLPTRLNKIASDSCCRLNMADRRIQSIRRVGSIMRSRSEGTLIDLDDNAFTNSLNGAPHQNFEWPLLQTNTPKLTETKNPFWNKLSGSNPFLDDIVFSSPDKDISNPINAKQDSEQHPNNEDTASTSSDEGNIGNLLENRNKVSNRSGRWRSASDILDEFERKVPKRANSTSKPPGTVLNPDFEWLKDDREAYKMAWLSHRQLTRSCLDLNLMSQSPGWAQTQATDFQVICKIGHTGGSVQLPDSEITIHFPEGHVAPGEVQEVTLKATLDPPPGLNNNYMTTMSPLVEVILSNINTKKCISLDVKLSGAVRADNTSQVMTNVSGLLSNKREGPYAKMDDCYIHKNMMQMKLEELKTHFYVIAVAEACAIEPPASSVWDYLDRPITVAVYGPRYIHPSFKVVIVVCCHDDVPPKLPFSDVCRGNKNLPPLVLQLWGKHHLKPDKLNDMKIAIRVIETLFKIQPDDKLKEVRQSQLKIGTVLHLPVALSCDSTAEIVPFTLALHLTESNAETVAQFQVLSPTMAPLRSEKRSRQFEKRLEMPKSPTIPEESVPDLPSFQDNPINLQWYGVALKSVFRQPRVDYLLEYFKGDTMALLSKDTVKSVGNFKVKEWYIGFLRGKMGLVHCKNVKLITKDQVMDFTGIQMTTEVLLDNMMLPFKKLTYMYSAIQTMVTEHIRSWRHFASALGYHNLTLDTITRRYTETEADKVACVLEKLKEDCHTDKSRRKFLHELMIGLLKMDAVNLAAQLIQNTVILSTAVELGSRWRELAEKMEKLTSAQLAAYEAPHRGKNGEVSPQAMWKPAYDFLYSWSQRYRNSHKDMVQDLHLVLDKMKNPTTRQWRQLTGALITVNCLQLFRSSAFSKS, encoded by the exons ATGAGTGAAGAAGACTGGTTTCTTTTTCTACCAACGAGACTAAACAAAATTGCCAGCGACTCATGCTGTCG ATTAAACATGGCGGACAGAAGAATACAGTCAATTCGCCGTGTTGGGAGTATTATGCGGAGCAGATCAGAGGGAACTTTGATTGATCTGGATGACAATGCTTTTACTAACAGCCTAAATG gagcGCCCCACCAGAATTTTGAGTGGCCCCTTCTACAAACAAACACCCCAAAGTTAACTGAGACAAAAAACCCTTTCTGGAACAAACTGTCAGGGTCAAATCCTTTTCTAGATGACATTGTATTTAGCAGTCCAGATAAAGACATTTCTAATCCAATCAATGCGAAACAAGACTCAGAACAACATCCTAACAATGAGGATACTGCAAGTACTTCATCAGATGAAGGCAACATTGGAAATCTTTTGGAGAACAGAAATaaagttagcaacaggtctggACGATGGAGAAGTGCGTCTGATATTTTGGATGAGTTTGAGAGGAAAGTGCCAAAACGTGCAAATAGCACCAGCAAACCCCCCGGGACAGTCCTGAATCCAGATTTTGAGTGGCTAAAAGACGACAGAGAGGCTTATAAGATGGCCTGGTTGAGTCATCGGCAGCTCACGCGCTCTTGTTTGGACCTGAACCTGATGAGCCAAAGTCCAGGGTGGGCTCAAACACAGGCCACGGACTTCCAGGTCATCTGTAAAATTGGACACACAGGAGGCTCTGTTCAGCTGCCCGACTCGGAGATAACCATCCATTTCCCAGAAGGCCATGTGGCACCTGGGGAAGTCCAGGAAGTGACCCTGAAAGCAACCCTAGACCCCCCTCCTGGACTGAATAACAATTACATGACAACTATGAGCCCCCTGGTGGAAGTAATCCTCAGtaacattaacacaaaaaagTGTATATCTCTGGACGTGAAGCTGTCTGGGGCGGTGCGCGCTGACAATACAAGCCAGGTGATGACAAATGTTTCTGGGCTGTTGTCTAACAAGAGAGAAGGCCCCTATGCCAAAATGGATGACTGTTAcattcacaaaaacatgatgcaaatgAAGCTAGAGGAGTTGAAGACGCATTTCTATGTTATTGCCGTGGCAGAGGCTTGTGCAATTGAGCCCCCCGCCTCTTCAGTATGGGATTACCTTGACCGGCCCATCACTGTGGCGGTTTATGGTCCTCGCTACATACATCCATCTTTCAAGGTTGTAATAGTGGTATGCTGTCATGATGATGTCCCGCCAAAGCTGCCATTCTCAGATGTTTGTCGAGGCAACAAAAATCTGCCCCCTCTAGTGCTCCAGCTGTGGGGGAAGCATCACTTAAAACCAGATAAACTGAATGACATGAAAATTGCAATTAGAGTGATAGAAACATTGTTTAAAATCCAACCAGACGATAAGCTTAAAGAAGTAAGACAAAGTCAGCTTAAAATAGGCACAGTGCTGCATCTACCTGTAGCTTTATCTTGTGACAGTACAGCAGAAATTGTACCTTTTACTCTAGCGTTACATCTGACCGAATCTAATGCTGAAACTGTCgcgcaatttcaagtactatccCCCACTATGGCACCGCTGCGATCTGAAAAACGAAGCAGGCAATTTGAAAAGCGACTGGAAATGCCAAAAAGTCCAACAATCCCGGAGGAAAGTGTGCCGGATTTACCAAGTTTCCAAGACAACCCGATAAATCTGCAGTGGTATGGAGTCGCTCTGAAGTCCGTTTTCCGGCAACCGAGAGTGGATTACCTGTTGGAGTACTTCAAAGGGGACACAATGGCTCTTTTATCGAAGGACACTGTCAAATCAGTAGGaaatttcaaagtaaaagaGTGGTATATTGGGTTTCTCCGAGGCAAGATGGGTTTGgttcactgtaaaaatgtcaaacttatTACGAAAGATCAAGTAATGGACTTCACTGGAATTCAGATGACTACGGAGGTGCTACTggacaacatgatgctgccctTTAAAAAACTCACATACATGTACTCTGCCATTCAGACTATGGTGACTGAACACATACGCAGCTGGAGACACTTCGCCAGCGCTTTAGGCTATCACAACCTAACCCTAGACACCATCACACGGAGGTACACGGAAACGGAGGCAGACAAAGTGGCCTGTGTGCTGGAGAAGCTGAAGGAGGACTGCCACACAGATAAGAGCAGGAGGAAGTTTCTGCATGAACTCATGATT GGCTTGTTGAAAATGGACGCTGTGAACCTTGCGGCTCAGCTAATCCAGAACACTGTGATCCTGTCAACTGCTGTAGAGCTTGGGTCTCGATGGAGAGAGCTGGCGGAGAAGATGGAAAAACTCACTAGTGCTCAGTTAGCTGCATATGAGGCACCCCACCGAGGCAAGAATGGTGAAGTGTCCCCCCAG GCAATGTGGAAACCTGCCTATGACTTCCTCTATTCCTGGAGCCAGAGGTACAGAAATAGTCACAAAGACATGGTCCAGGACCTGCACTTGGTTCTGGACAAAATGAAAAACCCCACAACTCGACAGTGGAGACAGCTGACAGGAGCGCTCATCACAGTAAACTGTCTCCAACTCTTCCGGAGCTCTGCATTCTCCAAATCATAG